ATACGACATTTTATAAAGGTCAAAAGTAAATGTAATTTCTTTTGCTAAAATAAATCCAAATGTCGAAAATTTTAAGCGAAAATTTCATATATGTCTTAAACTAAATGTTGTAAATATTTACTGACATTTACCTAAATATCATAAAttaaatatcgtaaattttttaTCGACATTTACCTAAATTTCGTAAACTACATGTCGTAAAATGTATACTGACATTTACCTAAATGTCGGAGAATTTACGACATTTGATGCAAATGTAAAATAAATGTCGATAAATGAATTTGTGACGTTTAAGCATCTTAATATGAAACTTAATAAATGTCGTCATATCTCTATTTTCTTGTAGTGCACACTCCAGAAGAAGTTCGGCACCTTCGCAAAAACAACTTCTCTGccgaaaacgtcccgaacactcggggattgGCGTTAACAATTCAACACCTGAATGACCTCTAGGTCGGGACTCcaagctcataagccctcaacaaGGCAACATAAAAATCACAAAGTATCTCCAAGGCCGAAAGtgccccgaatactcggggactggcgtcaaaaccTCAAAAAACGCACGATCTCAGGGTCGGGATctccgaaatcgtaagccctcaatgaggcaatacaaagtttACAATTAACGGCTTCCGATCCAAAgtaccctcgatgactcggggactgtctCCAATCGTCATTCGTAAAAAAAAAAACccaaggccataagaccccgagcgggaagactcggtctcgtaagacctacataaggcatcAACAATATTTATAATACCTCAAggaaggcatgaacaatacttgtaccaagtatccaaaactgtaagacctcaaaggcatgtaaaacttctaagaccttactaaaggcataaacccgatctcaaagtttcagTTATATATCGAACTTATAAAAcccttaaaaaggcataccctcgataaagatgccgaaactacttcactcgggacttgaaggctccgaccaaacataaatgactccggtcacaaggtTGTCCTAGCCgaactaacgtgactcggggacgcccgaccgtcgctataaaatcacaggccttcaattacttcgaatctacttcgaaaaaaACTGGTTAAACTGGCTACCCtcaacataggcaaaagagcttcgaccacgtcagctcctaaacatcggCTTCGAAATACTTAGCCTCTGAGCcgaacctcccgaggtgctcgatcatcgccatataacgactcacaatcgaggttttttattaaaccgtcgaagagtcaggaaaaaaatatttcaagaagtccttaacgagggaaaaataaatcctaaataaaaggtcgcatcgacccaaggcataagagacattgtcgccagcccacatatataaaaggccgcatcggcccCAGGCGTAGGAGCCATTGTCTCCAGTccacacaaatacaaaacttgagggtcgaatgagctcgagtcataacccaaTTCAGAGACCGAACCTAAAAtatttaactaaatatgcctaagagaaaGGCGTAAAAGCCATTATCtccagcccacactaaaaggtcgcatcgaccgaaggcgtaagatccattgtcgccagcccacactaaaaggccgcatcggcccaaggcgtaagagccattatcgccagcccacataaaaggtcgcatcgaccaagcgcgtaaaAGCCTACAGGcctgcctaatgagccccagagccacaccacgaatctaaggatctctaccaactcaaagaccacaTCATCTGGCCAAATTCGAGACAGAAAGAAATATAGAAGAAATAAAGCTgcaaggttttcttttatacacatatACGAAAAAACAgaatctccatctacaaacatgctttgaaaatTCTATGTACTAATGGCGAAATCTACGCCCCCTGGGGGCTACGGCCTACCGGCCTCATCTTCTCTTTCTTCAGGGTCGAATAAAAGTAATCAAGCATCATGCTCGTCCTCCCTCGCTCGCGCCAACTCTTCCGAGAGGACGAAACCTCTAGCACAcatctcctcgagggtctttctCCGAGACTTGCAACGGGAATATTCTTCATTCTTCTCTTTGCGGTTGAGGATCTTTCTCAGCTCAGCTTGAACATCGgtagcatccttcaaatagaTTGCCATTTCCTGGTCAGCCTTGGTATGGCCTATTGCGGCTTCAGCCCGGGCgtcaacgatctcagccctaaccttcgaaagctcggactcgagcttcgTAATCTTATCTGTTTGAACTGAAGTGTCATCACGAGCTAAGTGAAGTTGAGCCTCAAAAGTAGGAACTTTATCCAGAGCACCCTTCCCCTCTAACGCCTGAGCCTCAGCCCGAACTTTTAGCTAATCATGCTCACGCCTGGCTCGGCCAGCCTCATCCCAAAGGAGCTCCAAGGCCTCCGCCTTTTTCTGCAATTGACATAAACGAAGCATTATCCTCAGAATCTTGAAGATATGCTCACCCGAGACAGAAAATTACCTACTCGTTCAAGTAGTCCTCATAATTCAAGTTTCGGCTCACCTCATGCCGTAGGTGCACCAAcccgacttcatttttatcacaaagaagcctaAGGGATATCTTCTCATCCAAAGCTTTCCACAGCCTGGCTTCACAACGAAGTAGCctggacttaagcttgtcgaaagcctgcaaaagaaaacccaataaggaagggATGACGCGAAGTTCGAAAGGCCTGTACCAAAACTCACCACGGAGTGAAGCCGttgggcttcctcgaaggccaAGTGCACATCTGCCAACCTAGTTCCCCCAGCTTTGAAAGGATTTACTCCGCTCGAAGCACGGTCACTCGGTGTATGCGGCCCCCAGTTCctagtatccctcgaagtactgTCGATGGTAAAAAAAGGCGACAGCGGCAGGGAAACCACCTTTCCAGAATCAGGAACCACGGATGCGACAGTCTCGGACGATGCTCCCGCTCCGAAGCCTCGGTCTCTTTTTGCCTTACTCTGAGCACCATTGCTCTGTAAAAGCATCTCTCACTTATTGTTGTCGTTCTTTAGCTCGAAAGCTGGCAACCCTTCCCCCTCCCTAAAGGAGCGCGGCCTCACCTCGGATGGCTCTTCGATTCCTACAATAACAAGATTAATACACATAAAGGGAAAAAGCTTCTCTAAACGAaggaagggaaaggaaaaaatagcacaacacgcaccatgatgttttgcttccTATCTGCCCCGGGACAAAGCTCGACACTTGCGCTCATCACAGGTCGAGTGGGTCACCAACTTCCACACCCAATCCGGCAGATCAGAAATGGCGCTCGACACCCATAAAACCGCtgcaaaaaagtaaaagaaggcaTGGTTACGAAACCAGCTTTCGCCATAGACAAAACATATAAAGTACAAAATGCACCACTTATGTGTATAGTTCCATTCCTCAGCGAATGGCATAAGCTCCACAGGGATAATGTCAGGGGTCCGTACTCGGACAAATCAACTCATCCTAAACAACGAAGGGCGTGGTCGATCGGCATCGCAAGGTTAGTAAAACTCGATGGTAAAAGGGCCGCCACAACCAAATAAGATGACTGAGAGTAAGTTCAAGCCCCGCCTTCTCCacaaaaaatctcatcatcaacactgTTCACCAAAATGACGGGTggatctgcgccaaggtaacTTGATACTTTAAACAGAAGTCAAGTACAATCCTATCAAGAGGGCCCACCGTGAAAGGATACCTATACACATTCAAAAATCCATCAGCATGATCCGCGATGCCCTCGCCCGGGGGAAATATCTGTAACACTACTTTCTCCCCCATCCGCAGTTTTTCTCACTAACTCAAGGTACTCTTCTCCTATCAAAGAAGTGATCTTTGAGTTACACTCTCGTTGGTCCTGAATGCCGGAGGCAGAACTCTCCCCTCTCTTCCGAACAGACCCCGACATAGCAACCGTGGCTATGGTAAAATTAGAGAATGAAAGAAGAAATTTGTGCTAGTGCGTTAGCGCTGAGATAATGAAAGGCTTAACGCAGGAAAAGAAGGGCAACTACTTAAAATGGTGGAATCTCCAAAAGAGCAGAAATAACCCTATTTATACATGAAAAAAACGGCGACAATCAGTCTACCTCAAGGCCTATTAGAAACACTGACCGATGTCACCAAATCGCCTCAACAATTTGGCAACCATATCGTACATTAGGTGGCGATATGTAAATATTTTGATAGTGGAAATCCCTATATCATCGCCGACCATCAACAAGGAGAGattaggctctaagaagccagCGACATTATCGCCAatctcgaggtggtacccgaccttgaggactTCCATTAGCAAGGAGATattaggctctaagaagccaatGACATCATCGCCAATCCctaggtggtacccgacctcgaggatctccatcaaaaagaagttaggctctaaaaaAGGCCAACGACAGTATCGCCAGTCCCgaagtggtacccgacctcgaagttctccatcaaaaagaagttaggctctaaaaaAGGATAATggcatcatcgccagtcccgaggtggtacccgaccttgaggatctctatcaaaaagaagttaggctctaaaaaAGGCCAATTgcatcatcgccagtcccgaggtggtacttGACCTCGAGAACCTCCATCAGAAAAAGGTTAGGCTCCATGAAGCCAATGATATCATTGCGAGgctcgaggtggtacccaacctcggaGACTTTTGTCAAAAAGGAATCAGGATCCAAGGAAATAAGCCTTCAAACTCCACCCGTATGGGCTTAGCCCCGGGGTATTGTCTGAGTTCGGACAAGCCCTCTTCCAGAATCTACCTACAGCTCCTTAAGGATATCTATGCTAAGTTCAAAACAAGTTCCAATGAGGTCCGGATTTGAACGAACCTCCACTCGAGGACTGCCCTCGAAAGCTCGAAGACAGTCCCTATCCATGGGCCTCCAAGCAAATTCCCCCCCAAAGGTTATCGCAGATCCTAAGTATTGTtccaagtaaaggttagttttgacGACTAACAAAGGAACCCaggatgaaccaggtccatccctcaggtgcacaaaaatgggtagattcgagcatgtgggttgcacgtgaaagagataagcttaacttggtgtatttaatatctcctgatcgaaaaggttacataattgataaggagaaggactccttaatcaaGAGAACACTAACCAAGATatggaaggagttagaagttgaaatcaactagaactcttccaccaaggaagagttgcatcagaactcttgttatttcttcatctactaactctataaattgcaggatgttctcacattacagGATTGCACAAAAACACACAAGTTAAACATGAATTAAGAGCAAAATAGTAaagctttttgcaagcagtttgtgtgtaattcaagtgtgcaaacctgaagctacatgaaccagattgaagaaccagctctataaagagttttatgtgtctttctttatttctagttcaattgtagtaggtgttttcatattgtacttttcagctttatccagaagcaattgtaataggtactttgagtattcaagttagagttaacttgaagttgtcgcaacagttagaggctagttgctacaacgggattagaggtaatccttaggtttacaaagagtttttgtaaatattgttttggctcagtgatttagtgaagtgttggggaaaatcctactgagtagtaggtcgtggttttttcaccttttgagctgggtgttttccacgtaaatatatttgtgttctttactttctatatttattattctgcaacagtagtagttggaacacatagaagaaccaggtccttccataaacagtttaagcgaaaaattggtcaccacacaaatcactcaccctctcttgtgtggtattgacgtataaaacatcaattggtatcagagaagGTTATCCTTGAAGTGGCTATCACCTTAGGAAAAGACCAATATGAGTGCATCACCTGGGAACTAGGAAGgtcaatccactgctaggcctccacttttcaatggtcagtactattcttggtagAAGAACAGGATGatggatcacatcataggagaagactatgaactctgggacatagtcactgatggtcctctagcaactactaagaagaatgctgaaggagtggatgtgccaaagacaagagctgactgcactactgaagacctgaagaagtgggagaagaatgccaaggccaagaaatggcttgtgtgtggacctggtccagacgagtacaatagaattcaaagttgtaccactccTAAGGAAATCTGGAatactttgcaagtggctcatgaaggaacacctcaagggaagaggtctagaggaacactactgtattctcaatatgagaatttcaccatggaggaaggggaaaccatccgggagatgtatacaaggttcaccacactgaaaaatgaacttaagtctcttggaagggatATTCTTGAAGAGGACAAagttgagaaaattttgacaagggttctgccagtcacttgggaaagcaaaatcattgccattcaggaatcaaagaacattacCACTCTTAAGTTGTATGAGCTAATtagaaatctcactgcctatgaacttagaaggcaaaccataaagatggatgcacccaagaaggaaaggagcctGACATTCAGAATCACGAAAGGTGCTgatctagaggaggatgaaatgaccatgatcacaaaagacttcaagaagtacctaatgaaAGGAATGGGGCCTTCAAGAAGTAGAAGCTAcaacaaaccaagggttcctgaaaaacaaaccaatgagaggtgttacaagtgtgggaagactgatcaccacatcaaaGGATcaagaagaaggaacaggttcaacccaagaagaacaaaggatcaacaaaggctatggttgctgcctaGGGAAAAAGCTCAGATGAGGACTCCGAgggtgaagatggagatgaacaagcacttatggcaatTGGAGAATCCGATAGGAATCTTAGGTAAGTATAATTTATCTCAAAGACAAGACTaagtttttgtctaaagaaaggctatctgagttactcctggatttcattgatgaatctgaggatCTAAATAATAAAAAGGAACAGGTGTCTAAGGAGtgtgtgattttgaaagctaagtgcaaaaatttggaacttagggctagtgaaagtgaaagTAAAAATGTTGAGCtaaagaaccaggttcatgaACTTGACACCACTATCCTAGAGCTTAGAtttgaaaatctaaaattgaaattaggaactagtaaaaagaaaattgatcacacacaactcactttagaagaaaatgtaggaaaaatgaaagatgagttggacaaaagagatgagcagataagagtccttaAGGAGGACCTAAACAAGGTTAAGCACGAACTAGAcggaacttgcaaatggaacaaggcttctgatgcactctccTGGCTACACGAACATCACAGTTGCAACAAAAAAGGACTTGGTTATGGAACTCAAGCACCTAACTGGGATCCTAAatgcaagtacctcactctttctgaaaacaaaatttgcacacattgTGGAAAGACTGACCATTACAAAAAtaaatgtaatgcaaaagaaaaggccagtcaaaagaacaaaacctttgttcaagaaaaaaattAGGTTGCCTGGGTGGGCTAGAAGGAATCTGATTTATCCATTTGcccatagaaagggacccaaactagtttgggttcctaagactaacccctgatttctttttgcaggtccaagtgaagggaagcatCCAAATATGGTGCATGGATAGTGGCTGATCAAAGCATATGACAAGAAGCAAGAACCATTTTCTTTCACTAGAGAACCTCAAAGgcggtaatgtctcctttggaaatgggaagaaaagtgagatcattggggttggaaaggtaggtaagactgattctcactctattgagaaagTCTACAATATTGATTGCCTAAAATACagtctaatcagtgtatcacaattaTGTAATAAAGctaacttggtagcattcacctctaccaaatgttttgctattgatcttaccactgacaagattgttttacagggaaaaaagagtaaacaatatatacattgtagatttttccacactttcagaaaatgaactcacttgcttacatatgttggacaatgatcccctcctttggcacaagagacttggacatgaaagtctgagtcaactcaacaaattagtctctaaggacctggtgatagggctgcctaacatcaatttcaaggaagacaaagtttgtgaggcttgtgcaaggagAAAGTACGTAAGATGctcttttaaatgcaagaaagtggtaagcaccaccagaacgatggaactggtccatatggatctctataGTCCAATGAGAACACTAAGCagaggtggtaaaagatatgtgatggtgcttgttgatgattactctaggttttcttggacattgtttttaacatttaaagatgaagcatttgacatgtttacttcttttgttagaaaaactcagaaacaactaggtaatcaacttgcatcaattaggtctgatcatggaactgaatttgaaaatgctaagtttgctgaattttttcatgctacatcataaatagttgcatgactagacctcttgctaagaagattccctatgagtcacttaaagggagaaagctaaatatatcccatcttaggacatttagatgcaagtgctttgtgcacaacaatggcaaagactccctaggtaagtgtGATCCCAGAAGTGACGAGGGAGTATTCtcgggatattcttcacatagtaaagcttataagatatACAGTAAAAAAAACTATATGTGTAGAAAAATGTATATGTTATTTTTCAAAAAACGAACATTCTTTCTGGGAGGCAG
This sequence is a window from Nicotiana sylvestris chromosome 3, ASM39365v2, whole genome shotgun sequence. Protein-coding genes within it:
- the LOC138887640 gene encoding uncharacterized protein; translation: MYTRFTTLKNELKSLGRDILEEDKVEKILTRVLPVTWESKIIAIQESKNITTLKLYELIRNLTAYELRRQTIKMDAPKKERSLTFRITKGADLEEDEMTMITKDFKKYLMKGMGPSRSRSYNKPRVPEKQTNERCYKCGKTDHHIKGSRRRNRFNPRRTKDQQRLWLLPREKAQMRTPRVKMEMNKHLWQLENPIGILERLSELLLDFIDESEDLNNKKEQVSKECVILKAKCKNLELRASESESKNVELKNQVHELDTTILELRFENLKLKLGTSKKKIDHTQLTLEENVGKMKDELDKRDEQIRVLKEDLNKVKHELDGTCKWNKASDALSWLHEHHSCNKKGLGYGTQAPNWDPKCKYLTLSENKICTHCGKTDHYKNKCPSEGKHPNMVHG